One window from the genome of Isachenkonia alkalipeptolytica encodes:
- a CDS encoding RNA polymerase sigma factor — protein sequence MAKEEFEEIYRRNADPVFRVCYMFMKNSSEAEDALQETFLKAMEKAPPFNGESHEKGWFIVTASNICKNKLKYWFRKKRTGDDDRLEQVKHRDHYEFEVFDEILALPEKYKTPIYLYYYEGYSSVEIAKLLMTKEPTVRSQLARGREMLKKTLGGEENEK from the coding sequence ATGGCTAAGGAAGAATTTGAAGAGATTTACCGACGGAACGCTGATCCCGTTTTTAGGGTATGCTATATGTTCATGAAAAATTCCTCCGAGGCGGAAGATGCCCTTCAGGAGACCTTTCTTAAGGCAATGGAAAAAGCCCCTCCCTTTAACGGCGAAAGCCATGAAAAGGGTTGGTTTATTGTGACCGCCTCAAATATCTGTAAAAACAAATTGAAGTATTGGTTTCGAAAAAAACGCACCGGGGACGACGACCGATTAGAGCAAGTCAAACACCGGGATCACTATGAGTTCGAAGTGTTTGATGAAATTCTTGCACTGCCGGAGAAGTACAAAACCCCGATTTATCTATATTATTATGAAGGCTACAGCTCGGTGGAAATTGCTAAATTACTGATGACAAAGGAGCCCACTGTCCGTTCTCAGCTGGCAAGGGGTCGGGAAATGTTGAAGAAGACACTGGGAGGTGAAGAAAATGAAAAATAA
- a CDS encoding dihydrolipoyl dehydrogenase family protein, whose amino-acid sequence MKYDIIVIGGGPGGKACSIEAARRGLKVALVEKDGSGGNAIHQGYIPMKIMLDEMIKNTIGKDPINLTESLKTLGVRMEKAKEGWKRSLERAGVNSYYGEAEIISEQEVRVMVDGGTTTLMGGSLVVATGSKPSSPIAPQLDEGRGIISYKEVLTGKWLSLKDVVILGGNIEGCEFATLFNKMGARVRILELGDRIMPMCDLDQSQFLKEEFEKQGIEIKTNSTVTESQYNKEGKLEVHCTNKVDGTSEKLLSDALLVTGASKPVLPRGIEKLDLDRGENNTIKVNEYLETTQKGVYAIGDVTGGITSANAAILEGKTAAEIIAGQKNPVNYKGMSYVCFTDPQLSGVGLREIDARERQVNYQVKKAYFSENMRAISQGYEKGFIKILVDADKQTILGVHLAGDDIAELIPIGALACRQDLPIEVIRDLPLAHPTMTEIINEAL is encoded by the coding sequence ATGAAATATGACATTATCGTAATTGGCGGAGGTCCCGGTGGAAAGGCCTGTTCCATTGAAGCGGCCCGGCGGGGACTAAAGGTGGCCTTGGTTGAAAAAGATGGTTCCGGTGGGAATGCAATCCATCAAGGATATATACCGATGAAAATTATGCTTGATGAAATGATTAAAAACACAATCGGAAAGGATCCTATAAACTTAACCGAAAGTTTAAAAACCCTCGGGGTCAGAATGGAAAAAGCAAAAGAAGGGTGGAAGCGTTCCCTGGAGAGAGCAGGGGTGAATAGCTACTATGGTGAAGCAGAAATAATCTCTGAACAAGAAGTGAGGGTTATGGTTGATGGTGGAACAACTACTTTAATGGGAGGAAGTCTTGTGGTGGCTACGGGTTCAAAACCATCTTCGCCAATAGCCCCGCAGCTGGACGAGGGTAGGGGGATAATCTCCTATAAAGAAGTTTTGACAGGAAAGTGGCTGAGTTTAAAAGATGTGGTGATCTTAGGAGGAAATATTGAAGGCTGTGAATTTGCCACATTATTCAATAAAATGGGGGCAAGGGTTAGAATCCTGGAACTGGGAGATCGGATCATGCCAATGTGTGACCTGGACCAATCTCAATTTTTGAAGGAAGAATTTGAAAAACAAGGGATCGAAATAAAAACCAATTCTACGGTTACGGAGAGCCAATACAACAAAGAGGGTAAGCTGGAAGTGCATTGTACTAATAAAGTTGACGGTACCAGTGAAAAACTGTTGTCAGATGCTTTGTTGGTGACCGGGGCAAGTAAGCCGGTGCTACCCCGGGGGATCGAAAAACTCGATCTTGATCGGGGTGAAAACAATACGATCAAGGTTAATGAGTACCTGGAGACTACTCAAAAAGGGGTCTATGCAATAGGCGATGTGACAGGGGGTATCACTTCGGCAAACGCTGCCATCCTCGAAGGCAAAACCGCAGCCGAAATTATTGCCGGGCAAAAGAACCCTGTAAACTATAAAGGGATGAGTTATGTATGTTTTACAGATCCCCAGCTTTCCGGTGTAGGGCTAAGGGAAATAGATGCCAGGGAAAGACAGGTTAATTACCAGGTGAAAAAGGCCTATTTTTCTGAAAACATGAGGGCGATAAGCCAAGGCTATGAAAAAGGCTTTATTAAGATCCTAGTGGATGCTGATAAGCAGACGATACTGGGGGTGCATTTGGCCGGGGATGACATTGCAGAATTAATTCCTATTGGAGCCTTAGCATGCCGACAGGACTTACCTATTGAAGTAATCAGAGATTTACCCCTGGCCCATCCAACCATGACAGAAATTATCAACGAAGCATTATAG
- a CDS encoding bactofilin family protein: protein MFQKKEKNKAVSQPPETFDTLIGEGNLLEGNLTSPQSLRIDGKVIGDIKTEGTLHIGETGRVEGSVSAVNVILSGIVDGNIESLETLRITDKGKLIGNATIKTLIIDENGVFEGNSKMHQEKSQEQDSE, encoded by the coding sequence ATGTTTCAAAAGAAAGAGAAAAACAAAGCCGTCAGTCAACCGCCGGAAACCTTCGACACGTTAATAGGAGAAGGCAACCTGTTGGAAGGCAATCTCACAAGCCCTCAATCCTTAAGAATTGACGGGAAAGTTATCGGAGATATAAAAACCGAGGGAACCCTGCACATTGGTGAAACCGGGAGAGTAGAGGGTTCAGTCAGCGCAGTAAATGTAATATTATCCGGAATCGTGGATGGAAATATTGAAAGTTTGGAAACCCTTCGAATTACCGATAAAGGAAAACTTATAGGAAATGCAACGATTAAAACCTTAATCATTGATGAAAATGGGGTTTTTGAAGGCAATTCCAAAATGCATCAGGAAAAAAGTCAAGAGCAAGATAGCGAATAG